A single Methanolobus sp. ZRKC5 DNA region contains:
- a CDS encoding universal stress protein, with the protein MTSALYKNIFIATDGSAQNRKAIHHSIELAKLSGAKLYAGYVVDTAAFASIPMDSGWEMMYELLEQEASVATESVQKMAEDVGITFETVTLEGNPSHEIIEFADNNNIDLIVMGTLGKSGLDRFLLGSVAEKVTRNSKVPVLIVRGDSDEEK; encoded by the coding sequence ATGACAAGTGCTTTGTACAAAAATATTTTTATTGCGACTGATGGATCCGCACAAAACAGGAAAGCAATCCATCACAGTATCGAACTTGCAAAATTGAGTGGTGCAAAATTATATGCAGGATATGTTGTCGATACTGCAGCTTTTGCCTCTATTCCTATGGATTCAGGATGGGAAATGATGTATGAGCTCCTTGAACAGGAAGCAAGTGTTGCAACCGAATCTGTTCAAAAAATGGCAGAAGATGTTGGTATTACTTTTGAAACGGTGACCCTTGAAGGCAACCCGAGTCATGAGATCATTGAATTTGCTGACAATAACAACATAGACCTGATAGTAATGGGAACCCTCGGAAAGAGCGGATTAGATAGATTTTTGCTCGGTAGCGTAGCAGAAAAAGTTACAAGAAACTCAAAGGTACCTGTACTTATAGTACGGGGCGACTCCGATGAGGAAAAGTAG